Part of the bacterium genome is shown below.
GAACAGTAGTTTTATTAGCCTGGCTACAGGGACCACCCCTAAGGTCCAACCAGGCCATCTCCATATCTTTGGCTTAACATTCTTGAAGCACTCGTAAAAATCAAAGTGATCCAGATACGCTTTATATAGCCTCTGTCCATATTTGAGGCTCAGGGGTATGCTGGGCCAAAATCTTAAATATTCCTCATCCCATAATGGTAAACACCATCTTATATCCAGAAAGTCATAAATTCTTTGTCCATTAACCACATATTTACACTGCCTCTCCTGCCATTCCCAACATTCGTAACGGCTCGACAATTCTTGAGTATTAAGGATTCTATTATCTATTTTCAAGATACTCAAGATCTTGTTTTCTATTTTTTTAAGATTTTCCTCTGTTTTTAAATTCAGCCACTGGGAAAGATGTTTTTCAAAGGCCCTATCCAATAACAAGGCCATATCTGGTGCATGATTCAAAAAAGTATCCGGTATATGTCCTCCGGTAATAAAGTCTCCTGACTGGCCATTAATAATCACTGTTTCTGAGGGCAAGATTTTTTCCTGGCCAAGTTTGGCCAGAGCATGGATATCCTGCATGTTGGGGATGCTACACAGACCGTCTGAAAACTCCCAGTAGGCTTTTCTGGTGTCCGAATAAAAAAAATCTCTTGACTCCCGCATCCCCAGTGGGACAAAGCGCCAGGGGACGCCAATCTGTTTGGCCACATATTGGGCCGCCTTGGCTTCATAATTGCCAGGCGGGCCATAAGAAAAGGCCGTCAAGTTATCATATCCCAACTGCTTGAGCTTACATAGAACCAGCCTGGAATCGAGCCCACCACTCAAAGGCACCCAAATAGGCGCCCCATTGGCTTCTTCTATCACCCGGTAAAAAATCTTATCGGTAATCTCATCCAGCTCCTCTATGAGCACCTCCTCTTTCTCATCTCTCACCTCCTCTGAATAAAAAAGATAATACCTCTCTCTTTCAATTTTGGCCTCAGCCTTGTCCCGAATAAGAAACTCTCCGGCCTGAAGCTGGTATAAATGCTGGAATAGTGTCTCTCGGCCCGTAACATAGCCGGCCATACGAAATTCAAGAAGGGAGAGTTCGTCGATTTCAGATAGATTATACTCGTTTTTTAAAGCCCTGGCCGAGTTTGAAACAGCAAAGGTCTCTCCTTTCTGAACATAAAAGATAGGATAGCTTCTAATCTTATCCACCGCGGCCATTAATCGATTTTCTTGTTCCACAATGACCGCGTAGTGGCCGGCATTGTTATATAACTCTTCGCTCAGTTCCTTTGAGGAAGCCGCTGGATTTCTTCGGCAAAAAGAGATAAATCGATTAACGGCCTTCTCCGATCCGATATGCCAGTATTTCAGTTCAGGACTCTCGGCATGCTTCCAGTGGTATTTTTTGTCGATTGTGATTTTCATAGTGTAGCGTCAGATTTGATTTGATAGGTTGGTCTCTTTAGAAGCAATCCCCCTCACCCTACCCTCTCCCCTCAGGGGAAAGGATTAAGGTGTGGGGTAAAAGAGGCTCTACCCACAAATACTAACTTGACAAGGCGATAGTCTTCACCCAGCAGCTACGTCTACCCCCTGTATCCTCGCCATATCGGCATACCAGCTATCTTCATGCATCAGTTCCCTATGGCTGCCGCACTCTATTACTTCTCCTTTGTCGAGGACGATAATCTGATCGGCGCTTCTTATGGTAGATAGACGATGGGCAATAATGATCATGGTAATATTTTCTTCGGCCCTTATCTGGGCCATAGCCTTTTGAATGAATCGTTCCGATTCAGAATCAAGGGCACTGGTAGGCTCATCAAGGATGATAATTAATGCCTTCTGCAGCAAGGCCCTGGCCAGGATGATCCTCTGCCTTTGCCCCCCTGATAGCTTAATCCCTCTCTCTCCAACTACGGTCTGGTATCCGTTGGGAAATTCCTGGATGAACTGATCCGCATAGGCCATCTTGGCTACCTCAATAACTTCCTCCGGCAAGGCCTCAGGCCGGGAATATCTGATATTGTTCTCAATGGTATCGTTGAACAAAAAGCCTTCCTGGGAGACAAAGGCTATCGAGCGCCGCAGCGTACCCA
Proteins encoded:
- a CDS encoding asparagine synthase-related protein; this encodes MKITIDKKYHWKHAESPELKYWHIGSEKAVNRFISFCRRNPAASSKELSEELYNNAGHYAVIVEQENRLMAAVDKIRSYPIFYVQKGETFAVSNSARALKNEYNLSEIDELSLLEFRMAGYVTGRETLFQHLYQLQAGEFLIRDKAEAKIERERYYLFYSEEVRDEKEEVLIEELDEITDKIFYRVIEEANGAPIWVPLSGGLDSRLVLCKLKQLGYDNLTAFSYGPPGNYEAKAAQYVAKQIGVPWRFVPLGMRESRDFFYSDTRKAYWEFSDGLCSIPNMQDIHALAKLGQEKILPSETVIINGQSGDFITGGHIPDTFLNHAPDMALLLDRAFEKHLSQWLNLKTEENLKKIENKILSILKIDNRILNTQELSSRYECWEWQERQCKYVVNGQRIYDFLDIRWCLPLWDEEYLRFWPSIPLSLKYGQRLYKAYLDHFDFYECFKNVKPKIWRWPGWTLGVVPVARLIKLLFGKRYSDLFYSYFKYIGHYRQFYAPYNLKDVIKKTPKIRGPISLNIETWLEENLLEKQ